GAGCCTTTACTTCCCCAGAAACTCCTTTGATAACCATTTAGGCAGAGACAGCCCTGATGACATTGTATTGAAGATGATTTCTCTGAttgaaaaattagaaaatctgGTTGTGTATAGCCCATTCTCAGCTGCTGGCCTTGCTTCGTGGTTAATGCTCATAGGTCCCACTCTTAGGTATCTTGAGCTCCGAATGGACAATCTTGCTGAACAGCAGGCCTGTCATGAAATCCCTTCAAAATTGGATTGCTTAATGGCTGCAGAAAATTTGGAGTCTTTAAAACTTTGGGGAGTCTTAATGACCCGCTCCCCCAATTGGGATGTCTTCCAGAAACTCAGTAACCTTGAAATTGTTGGTGCAAGATTGGAGGATCCTGCGTTATCAACTGTGCTCCAGGCTTGTCCTAATCTGACCAACTTGTTGCTGCTTGGTTGTGAAGGAGTGAGATCAGTTTCAATCGAGTTGCCATATCTGGAGCAGTGCAAGTTGGACTTTTATGGCCTGGGAAACTGCTCATTTTCCATGGAGTGCCCAAAAATTAAAGTGCTTGAGGTGCAAGGTTGCAGTTGGATTCGGGTTCGTGAGGCAAAGTATTTGAGGAATCTTTCGATTGCCAATAATGCAGGTAATAACGGGTTACAAGCTTGCCTTGGATGACTTGAAAAAAGTACAGTATTGGGTGcagttaatttctttttcgCCCAAGAGCCGTTTCCTTATTGCTGTGAATTATAGTAATGACTTATTTATCTTTGTGTTTTCTGGTGTGTTTTTAGGGAGAGTCTACATGGTTGATTTTGAAAAACTTGGGGCTCTGGAGTTCTTATCCATTAGGGGTGTCCAGTGGTGTTGGGACGCAATAAGCAATATGCTTCAATGGGCAAGTGAAGTGAAGCACCTATTTATGAAGGTGGAATTCACAGGGGATTTTGAGACCCTTCAACCTTTTCCAGAGGTTGACTTCGTTGATTTTTTCAATAACCATCCCAAGCTGCAAAAGTTTGATATCCATGGAGCGATGTTTGCTGCTCTTTGTCAGAAGAACAGTCTGAAAAATGTAAGTCGATACTATTTTGTAACTTTGCTATTTCAATTTAGGTCAATCTTCAAGGTAATAATTGAGTTtatatttctgtttttatCAGGTTGATTCAGGATTTGCAATTCCTTGTCTGGAAGAAGTGGTGATCACCGTGAGATCACCACTGAATGCTGAACAGAAAATGAGCACTCTTGAGTCCTTGTTGAAGTATGGGAAGAATCTAAAGGCAATTGTAATAAAGATTCTTCAGATGAAGAGCAGTCATAGCAGTGCAGATGATTTCTTCGATGAGATTTGCAGGTTTAGATACATGAACCGCAAGATAGTTAGAATAGAATAAAACTCGCTCGGGGACTTCCtgatttttccttctttactCACTTCATTCCTTTAATTCTCTGATTACAGCATGACTGCTAATTTGATTGAACTATGATCATTCTTAATGGTTTCAAAATTGAGTTTGTTAGCTTTAATTTACACCGCCAAGTATGTTCTATGTTTTTGCTATATTTTCACCTGAGTTATGGATGTAACTGTTGTCTGTTGAGAAAGTTGAATGCAGCTAATCCTTACCTAATAAAAGTGAACAGCTAAATTTGTATTAAAGGTGTAATTGGTTTGTAATTGATTCTTTGATTGAGGAACTCTTAGTTCCAGTTAAGGGGTGGATATAGGGCAAAAGCCATTGAAGTAGGAAACAAAGTCATCTGTGTTTTTAGAGGTGGCATGGATTGGGATCGGATCCAGGGTCCAGTTTTATTCAATTCTTGGTTACATTGGATGGAATCAAGCCCTAGACCTATCCTAATCCTAACCCGTTGTCCCACCTCATCACTTAGGCTAACACCAAGAGCTTCAATGCATTTAGGATTCAATTGAGTCGAATTGCggattttaattcaaaaaaaattcatggaaCAATAGAAATGCTTCATTTGGATTAATCATGAAGCAAAGTGCAAAACTCACGTTCAGCTGCCTCTTCTAAGCATCCTCTGTTGGCTACCTTTATTTGCCTCCTGAGCAAAGGTGTTTCCCcccttttttatataattaatttatttgctAGGACTGAAATTGCCAATCCTATCTCAGATGTAACCAACTTTAAACAACCATGTTCTTATGTATCTCATCACCTGACGAGAGACTAGGAACATGGTTGTGTTAGGGAAGTTTTCCCCTTCATGGAAATAGCCATTTGCTATGTCAAAGTTCTACTTCGCCGGCAATATGAAGTGATGGACACCAAATTTGTCCTAGAGTTCAAGTTATCTGAAATATCGAAGCGACCGTACATTGATGCACATCAAATGGTTCAGTAAAGACTCATTAAGAGGTTCCTTGACAACGACTTTTGCTTCATCTTGGCCAACACTACACAATTTTGAACCTCAACAAAGCCAATGCATAAGGAAGAGCTAAAGTGAATGCATATCAATTACCCAGTTAACAAAGTATCTATTGGTACACAAGAAATTCAAACTATCATTATTTCCTGAAAATTTAttgcttttcctttctcaaatttctctttcgaccaaaacaagaaaactgcCAGTCTGTCTACTCATAGTTTACATTACTTTGTgttaaaattttccttttctatttcactttttgtctagaaagaaaaattggggTAGTAGAATTTAAATAAGCTTCTTCTTTTGGAAAAATTGCTTCAGGTGCAATAACTGCAGACCTGAAACTCCAATGCAGACGCCCAAGGACATCATGCTAAACCACGCCACCCTTGTGTTTGTTCGTTCACTTAAATTCCTCATATCCGCTTCTCTGAGTATATCCAAGATAAAACAGTGAATAAATTACAA
The window above is part of the Prunus dulcis chromosome 1, ALMONDv2, whole genome shotgun sequence genome. Proteins encoded here:
- the LOC117613864 gene encoding F-box protein At1g10780, translating into MDSLPDAIVQYILSHMNNARDVAICNCVSKRWKDSIPYIRSLYFPRNSFDNHLGRDSPDDIVLKMISLIEKLENLVVYSPFSAAGLASWLMLIGPTLRYLELRMDNLAEQQACHEIPSKLDCLMAAENLESLKLWGVLMTRSPNWDVFQKLSNLEIVGARLEDPALSTVLQACPNLTNLLLLGCEGVRSVSIELPYLEQCKLDFYGLGNCSFSMECPKIKVLEVQGCSWIRVREAKYLRNLSIANNAGRVYMVDFEKLGALEFLSIRGVQWCWDAISNMLQWASEVKHLFMKVEFTGDFETLQPFPEVDFVDFFNNHPKLQKFDIHGAMFAALCQKNSLKNVDSGFAIPCLEEVVITVRSPLNAEQKMSTLESLLKYGKNLKAIVIKILQMKSSHSSADDFFDEICRFRYMNRKIVRIE